A genomic region of Caulobacter vibrioides contains the following coding sequences:
- a CDS encoding DUF5690 family protein, protein MTSGPRRWLEHAHPLAFALFAGLAGFCAYFSMYAFRKPFAAATFGVVEGWSFAIDYKIALVLAQVIGYALSKFIGVKVISEIAPARRGAAILVLIGASWLALLAFAVVPAPWNVLALFLNGLPLGMIWGLVFGYMEGRRTSEVLGAILCASFILSSGVVKSVGKWLMSDLDVSAFWMPAATGAVFMPLLAVSVWALTQLPPPSAEDEAARVRRQPMDRAQRRAFLATYAPGIALLVLSYILLTALRDFRDNFAAEIWAALGFGQASDVFTASELPVAVIALAVLGAVMLVRDNLRALLVMHGVILAGFVVLGLSTLAFQAQMLSPLAWMILTGAGLYMAYTPFNAMLFDRMVAYSGQVGTAGFLIYVADASGYLGSVALLIWRNLAMVALDWLNFFVASIYATSLVGAVCTILAGIYFLRRRQSSPEQAVISASSVI, encoded by the coding sequence ATGACATCTGGTCCTCGGCGCTGGCTCGAACACGCCCATCCGCTGGCTTTCGCCCTGTTCGCGGGCCTGGCGGGGTTCTGCGCCTATTTCTCGATGTACGCCTTTCGCAAGCCCTTCGCGGCGGCGACCTTCGGCGTGGTCGAGGGCTGGAGCTTTGCGATCGACTACAAGATCGCGCTCGTCCTGGCCCAGGTGATCGGCTACGCGCTGTCCAAGTTCATCGGCGTCAAGGTCATCTCGGAGATCGCGCCCGCGCGCCGGGGCGCGGCCATCCTGGTGTTGATCGGCGCGTCCTGGCTCGCCTTGCTGGCCTTCGCGGTGGTTCCCGCGCCGTGGAACGTCCTGGCCCTGTTCCTGAACGGCCTGCCGCTGGGCATGATCTGGGGCCTGGTGTTCGGCTACATGGAGGGACGGCGGACCTCCGAGGTGCTGGGCGCCATCCTGTGCGCCAGCTTCATCCTGTCGTCCGGCGTCGTGAAGTCGGTCGGCAAGTGGCTGATGAGCGATCTGGACGTTTCGGCCTTCTGGATGCCCGCCGCCACCGGCGCGGTGTTCATGCCGCTGCTGGCCGTCTCGGTCTGGGCGCTGACCCAGCTGCCGCCGCCCAGCGCCGAGGACGAGGCCGCCCGCGTGCGCCGCCAGCCCATGGACCGCGCCCAGCGCCGCGCGTTCCTGGCGACCTACGCCCCCGGGATCGCCCTGCTGGTGCTGTCCTACATCCTGCTGACGGCGCTTCGGGACTTCCGCGACAACTTCGCCGCCGAGATCTGGGCGGCCCTGGGCTTTGGCCAGGCCTCGGACGTCTTCACCGCCAGCGAGCTGCCGGTGGCGGTGATCGCCCTGGCCGTCCTGGGCGCGGTCATGCTGGTGCGCGACAATCTCCGCGCGCTCTTGGTGATGCATGGCGTCATCCTGGCGGGCTTCGTCGTGCTGGGCCTGTCGACCCTGGCCTTCCAGGCGCAGATGCTCTCGCCGCTGGCCTGGATGATCCTGACGGGCGCGGGTCTCTACATGGCCTATACGCCGTTCAACGCCATGCTGTTCGACCGCATGGTCGCCTATAGCGGCCAAGTCGGCACGGCGGGCTTTCTGATCTATGTGGCGGACGCCTCGGGCTATCTGGGCAGCGTCGCCCTGCTGATCTGGCGCAACCTGGCCATGGTCGCCCTGGACTGGCTGAACTTCTTCGTGGCCAGCATCTACGCCACAAGCCTGGTGGGCGCGGTGTGTACGATCCTGGCCGGGATCTACTTCCTGCGCCGTCGGCAGAGTTCGCCAGAGCAGGCCGTCATTTCGGCTAGCTCTGTTATTTGA
- a CDS encoding autotransporter domain-containing protein, with protein MSVQEGVIGTERGQTQRWRAAFSALLTTRPVRARTATLTPAARRGAARVLSLLSLCLALVSGLWAAPAQAQNETKTFSFSYHWRDVLDRTMPAPVLGYDTNGLAFYFPDVNPFPTRTSGNDLCFTINKVAVPIDDGQGSLVSDLGTTWRLRFSTSQTYPCTATYTNMALATAMGLYTANVTIAITNTLPVFQQTAFTVPLGQTTTISKASIVTDADGDLISPLTLNQASKTGPGCGEVSLVTSGGSSVASGVAFTPSASGGACSIGITAHDGIATVAETLVFTAPAAQTISFTGAAPTNARVGGATYTPAATATSGLAVAFALDASSTGCALSGGVVSFTGVGTCVLNANQAGDASFQAASQVQQSFAVAAAAAAQTITFTSTAPTNAQASGATYTPTATATSGLAVAFALDATSTGCALSNGVVSFTGAGTCVLNANQAGNNDFLAASQVQQSFTVLAAAVAQTINFTSTAPTSAQAGVASYTPTATATSGLTVAFTLDGTSTGCSLSGGVVSFTGAGTCRINANQAGNTSFLAASQVQQAFTVIAAAPVAQTITFNTAPRNARAGGASYTPAATATSGLTVAFTLDGTSTGCSLSGGVVSFTSAGTCRINANQAGDASFLAASQVQQSFTVAAAPVVQGDHIVFPTFSYHWRDVLDRTMPAPVLGNDEAGLPLYFTDVNAFPSQGINFCYEINKVAVPMDDGRGALVVGVGTTWRLRFSTTHSYLCTATYTGMPLQTATTYYSADITIAITNTPAAFQQTAFTAPVGQTTTIPKASVVSSPDGDPISLTLNQASLTGPGCGAVSVVASGVEFTPSASGGACSISATANDGITTATQTLVFTAPAAQTISFTGAAPTNARVGGATYTPAATATSGLAVAFALDASSTGCSLSGGVVSFTGVGTCVLNANQAGDASFQAASQVQQSFAVAAAAAAQTITFTSTAPTNAQASGATYTPTATATSGLAVAFALDGASTGCSLSGGVISFTGAGTCVLNANQAGNNDFLAASQVQQSFTVLAAAVAQTINFTSTAPTSAQAGGATYTPTATATSGLTVAFTLDGTSTGCSLSGGVVSFTGAGTCRINANQAGNTSFLAASQVQQSFTVIAAAVAQTINFTSAAPTSAQAGGASYTPTATATSGLTVALTLDGASTGCSLSGGVVSFSGAGTCVLNANQAGDAAFLAAPQAQQSFTVIAAPVAQTINVTSTAPTTAQAGGATYTPTATATSGLTVAFTLDGTSTGCSLSGGVVTFTGAGTCVLNANQAGSIAFLAAAQVQQSFAVAAAANPVAQTLTFSSAAPTSAQAGGASYTPVAGATSGLAVVFTLDGTSTGCALAGGVVSFTGAGTCVLNANQAGNASFLPAPQVQQTFTVLAAPVAQTINFTSTAPTNAQAGGASYTPTATATSGLAVAFTLDGASTGCSLSGGVVSFTGAGTCRINANQAGNVSFLAATQVQQTFTVIAAAAAAQTINFTSTAPTSAQAGGASYTPTATATSGLAVAFTLDGASTGCSLSGGVVSFTGAGTCRINANQAGNVSFLAAAQVQQTFTVIAAAAAQTINFTSTAPTNAQAGGASYTPTATATSGLTVAFTLDGASTGCSLSGGVVSFTSAGTCRINANQAGNTSFLAAAQVQQTFTVTAAAVAQTINFTSTAPTSAQAGGPSYTPAATATSGLAVAFTLDGASTGCLLSSGVVSFTGAGTCRINANQAGDANFLAATQAQQAFTVSAAPVVTVAAPQTISFTSTAPTNAQVGGASYAPSATATSGLAVVFTLDGGSTGCALSGGVVSFTGAGTCVLNANQPGDVSFLAAAQAQQSFTVAAAAAAQTISFTSTAPSNARAGGASYTPAATATSGLAVVLTLDGASTGCALSGGVVSFTGAGTCVLNANQAGDASVQAALQVQQSFAVSAAAAAQTISFTSAAPTNAQAGGASYTPAAVASSGLAVAFTLDGASTGCALSGGVVSFTGAGTCVLNANQAGNNDVLAAPQVQQSFTVAAAPPVRAPQTIVFTATPPASAQAGGGYVVAATASSGLAVSFSLDGTSSGCSLSGASVSFIDAGTCRINANQAGNDRFLAAPQAQQSVTVSLAAAPVEFTSTPPATAQPGGSYTVTVAASGAAAAVISLDPASTGCALSGSQVVFTGPGVCRINADLPPTEAFPTGRRVQQSITIEKTAALCTLSSSAAKVFADLPVVLTAACASQSGRGQPSGTVTFTSGGATLGVATLVNGTGALTTQFSGVGDVVISAQYSGDAENAAASFVDALKILVDARPDPAQNGDIQSSVTEQASSQTRFGQTQIDNIFSRLQELNTVGAGRPSSLRIRAVGSSPRPVLSNGATDTRSSESEWLRALNFAQRWPNHALGADGIARDVQNPQARPAASSEPSDTGPWQLWTAGDVAIGVYRPLPDGKGRPTFTTQGVTAGYDRRVSDKVNAGFAVGFAFDTTRLPASLGRSEVQNLSLAAYANARLTPETFLSLILGSGSGTIDSERGFAGEEGKLSGARDTTQLFATFALTHDMVRGGMTFSPYARLDAVRIQLAAYEERGMRERALRYDRLVSDFASGVVGARLNYPLSVDRGRWLLHGRLEYRRRIAGDYQQRIGYANETSGERYPFLFSQQPIASESLDWRGGLRFAANPKTTLSLDYQGNSAAGQSPATIRAGVELRFP; from the coding sequence ATGTCGGTGCAAGAGGGCGTGATCGGTACGGAACGGGGGCAGACGCAGCGGTGGCGCGCGGCCTTTTCGGCTCTGCTCACGACCCGGCCCGTGCGCGCACGCACCGCGACCCTGACGCCCGCCGCGCGACGCGGCGCGGCCCGTGTTCTCAGCCTGCTGAGCCTGTGCCTGGCCCTGGTCAGCGGCCTGTGGGCCGCCCCGGCCCAGGCGCAGAATGAGACCAAGACCTTCAGCTTCAGCTACCACTGGCGCGACGTGCTGGATCGCACGATGCCGGCGCCCGTCCTGGGCTATGATACTAACGGCCTCGCCTTTTACTTCCCCGACGTGAATCCCTTCCCGACAAGGACGTCGGGAAACGATCTCTGTTTCACGATCAACAAGGTCGCCGTGCCGATCGACGATGGGCAGGGCTCCCTTGTCTCCGATTTAGGCACCACCTGGCGTCTGCGGTTCAGCACGTCGCAGACGTATCCGTGTACGGCGACCTATACCAACATGGCTCTCGCGACGGCGATGGGCCTCTACACGGCCAACGTCACGATTGCGATCACCAATACGCTGCCCGTGTTCCAGCAGACGGCCTTCACCGTGCCCCTGGGCCAGACCACCACCATCTCCAAGGCCAGCATCGTCACCGACGCTGACGGCGACTTGATCTCCCCCCTGACCCTCAATCAGGCCAGCAAGACCGGGCCCGGCTGTGGCGAGGTCAGTCTGGTCACGAGCGGGGGCAGTTCGGTCGCGAGCGGGGTCGCGTTCACCCCCTCGGCCAGCGGCGGCGCCTGTTCCATCGGCATTACGGCCCACGACGGCATCGCGACCGTGGCGGAGACCCTGGTCTTCACCGCCCCCGCCGCCCAGACCATCAGCTTCACCGGGGCGGCGCCGACCAACGCCCGGGTCGGGGGCGCCACCTATACGCCGGCCGCCACGGCGACCTCAGGCCTGGCCGTGGCCTTCGCCCTGGACGCCAGCTCCACCGGCTGCGCGCTGTCGGGCGGGGTGGTGTCGTTCACCGGCGTCGGAACCTGCGTGCTGAACGCCAACCAGGCCGGCGACGCCAGCTTCCAGGCCGCGTCCCAGGTGCAGCAGAGCTTCGCCGTCGCCGCCGCCGCCGCGGCCCAGACGATCACCTTCACCTCCACCGCCCCGACCAACGCCCAGGCCAGCGGCGCGACCTATACCCCGACCGCCACAGCCACCTCGGGCCTGGCCGTGGCCTTCGCCCTGGACGCCACCAGCACCGGCTGCGCGCTGTCGAACGGCGTCGTCAGCTTCACCGGCGCGGGGACCTGCGTGCTGAACGCCAACCAGGCGGGCAACAACGACTTCCTGGCCGCCTCTCAGGTGCAGCAAAGCTTCACCGTCCTCGCCGCCGCCGTGGCCCAGACGATCAACTTCACCTCGACCGCGCCCACCAGCGCCCAAGCGGGCGTCGCCAGCTATACGCCCACGGCGACCGCCACCTCGGGCCTGACCGTGGCCTTCACCCTGGACGGGACCAGCACCGGCTGTTCGCTGTCGGGCGGGGTGGTGTCGTTCACCGGCGCCGGCACGTGCCGCATCAACGCCAACCAGGCGGGCAACACGAGCTTCCTGGCCGCCTCGCAAGTCCAGCAGGCCTTCACCGTCATCGCCGCCGCCCCCGTCGCCCAGACGATCACCTTCAACACGGCGCCCAGAAACGCCCGGGCCGGCGGCGCCAGCTACACCCCGGCGGCGACCGCGACCTCGGGCCTGACGGTGGCCTTCACCCTGGACGGAACCAGCACCGGCTGTTCGCTGTCCGGCGGGGTGGTGTCATTCACGAGCGCGGGGACCTGCCGGATCAACGCCAACCAGGCGGGCGATGCGTCGTTCCTGGCCGCCTCGCAAGTCCAGCAGAGCTTCACCGTGGCCGCTGCCCCGGTCGTTCAGGGTGACCACATCGTCTTTCCGACCTTCAGCTACCACTGGCGCGACGTCCTGGACCGCACGATGCCGGCGCCCGTCCTGGGCAATGATGAGGCTGGCCTTCCCTTATACTTCACGGACGTCAATGCCTTCCCGTCACAGGGAATCAATTTCTGTTACGAGATCAACAAGGTCGCCGTACCGATGGACGATGGGCGGGGCGCCCTTGTCGTCGGTGTAGGCACCACCTGGCGTCTGCGCTTCAGCACGACGCATTCGTATCTCTGTACGGCGACCTATACGGGCATGCCTCTCCAGACGGCGACCACCTACTATTCGGCCGACATCACGATCGCGATCACCAATACGCCGGCCGCGTTCCAGCAGACGGCCTTTACCGCGCCGGTGGGCCAGACCACCACCATCCCCAAGGCCAGCGTCGTCTCCAGCCCTGACGGCGACCCAATCTCCCTGACCCTCAATCAGGCCAGCCTGACCGGGCCCGGCTGTGGCGCGGTCAGTGTGGTCGCGAGCGGGGTTGAGTTCACCCCCTCGGCCAGCGGCGGGGCCTGTTCCATCAGCGCGACGGCCAACGATGGCATTACGACCGCGACGCAGACCCTGGTCTTCACCGCCCCGGCCGCCCAGACCATCAGCTTCACCGGGGCGGCGCCGACCAACGCCCGGGTCGGGGGCGCGACCTATACCCCGGCCGCCACGGCGACCTCGGGCCTGGCCGTGGCCTTCGCCCTGGACGCCAGCTCCACCGGCTGTTCGCTGTCGGGCGGGGTGGTGTCGTTCACCGGCGTCGGAACCTGCGTGCTGAACGCCAACCAGGCCGGCGACGCCAGCTTCCAGGCCGCGTCCCAGGTGCAGCAAAGCTTCGCCGTCGCCGCCGCCGCCGCGGCCCAGACGATCACCTTCACCTCCACGGCCCCGACCAACGCCCAGGCCAGCGGGGCGACCTATACCCCGACCGCCACGGCCACCTCGGGCCTGGCCGTGGCCTTCGCCCTGGACGGCGCCAGCACCGGCTGCTCGCTGTCGGGCGGCGTCATCAGCTTCACCGGCGCGGGGACCTGCGTGCTCAACGCCAACCAGGCGGGCAACAACGACTTCCTGGCCGCCTCTCAGGTGCAGCAAAGCTTCACCGTCCTCGCCGCCGCCGTGGCCCAGACGATCAACTTCACCTCGACCGCCCCCACCAGCGCCCAAGCGGGCGGCGCGACCTACACCCCCACGGCCACCGCCACCTCGGGCCTGACCGTGGCCTTCACGTTGGACGGTACGAGCACCGGCTGCTCGCTGTCGGGCGGGGTCGTGTCGTTCACCGGCGCCGGCACGTGCCGCATCAACGCCAACCAGGCGGGCAACACGAGCTTCCTGGCCGCCTCGCAAGTCCAGCAGAGCTTTACGGTGATCGCCGCCGCCGTGGCCCAGACGATCAACTTCACCTCGGCCGCCCCCACCAGCGCCCAGGCCGGCGGCGCGTCCTATACCCCGACCGCCACGGCGACCTCGGGCCTGACGGTCGCCCTCACGTTGGACGGCGCCAGCACGGGCTGTTCGCTGTCGGGCGGGGTGGTGTCGTTCAGCGGGGCGGGGACCTGTGTCCTGAACGCCAACCAGGCGGGCGACGCCGCGTTCCTGGCCGCGCCCCAGGCGCAGCAGAGCTTCACCGTGATCGCCGCCCCCGTGGCCCAGACGATCAACGTCACCTCGACCGCGCCCACCACGGCGCAGGCGGGCGGGGCGACCTATACGCCGACGGCCACCGCGACCTCGGGCCTGACCGTGGCCTTCACCCTGGATGGGACCAGCACGGGCTGTTCGCTGTCGGGCGGTGTGGTCACCTTCACCGGCGCGGGGACCTGCGTGCTGAACGCCAACCAGGCCGGCAGTATCGCCTTCCTGGCCGCCGCCCAGGTTCAGCAGAGCTTCGCCGTCGCCGCCGCCGCCAACCCGGTGGCCCAGACCCTGACCTTCAGCTCGGCCGCGCCGACCAGCGCCCAGGCGGGTGGGGCGAGCTACACCCCGGTCGCCGGCGCCACCTCGGGCCTGGCGGTGGTCTTCACCCTGGACGGGACCAGCACCGGCTGCGCGCTGGCGGGCGGGGTGGTGTCGTTCACCGGGGCGGGGACCTGTGTCCTCAACGCCAACCAGGCGGGCAATGCGTCGTTCCTGCCCGCGCCCCAGGTGCAGCAGACCTTCACCGTCCTCGCCGCCCCCGTGGCGCAGACGATCAACTTCACCTCGACCGCGCCGACCAACGCCCAGGCCGGCGGGGCGAGCTATACGCCCACCGCGACCGCGACCTCGGGCCTGGCCGTGGCCTTCACCCTGGACGGCGCCAGCACGGGCTGCTCGCTCTCCGGCGGCGTGGTGAGCTTCACCGGCGCCGGAACCTGCCGGATCAACGCCAACCAGGCGGGCAACGTGTCGTTCCTGGCCGCCACCCAGGTGCAGCAGACCTTCACGGTGATCGCCGCCGCCGCCGCGGCCCAGACGATCAACTTCACCTCCACCGCGCCCACCAGCGCCCAGGCCGGCGGGGCGAGCTACACGCCCACGGCCACCGCCACCTCGGGCCTTGCCGTGGCCTTCACGCTCGACGGCGCGAGCACGGGCTGCTCGCTCTCCGGCGGGGTGGTGAGCTTCACCGGCGCCGGAACCTGCCGGATCAACGCCAATCAGGCGGGCAACGTATCGTTCCTGGCCGCCGCCCAGGTCCAGCAGACCTTCACGGTGATCGCCGCCGCCGCCGCGCAGACCATCAACTTCACCTCGACGGCCCCGACCAACGCCCAAGCCGGCGGCGCGAGCTACACGCCCACAGCGACCGCCACCTCGGGCCTGACCGTGGCCTTCACGCTCGACGGCGCGAGCACCGGCTGCTCGCTGTCGGGCGGTGTGGTGAGCTTCACCAGCGCCGGCACGTGCCGCATCAACGCCAACCAGGCCGGCAACACGAGCTTCCTCGCCGCCGCCCAGGTGCAGCAGACCTTCACCGTCACCGCCGCCGCCGTGGCCCAGACGATCAACTTCACCTCGACGGCCCCGACCAGCGCCCAGGCCGGCGGCCCGAGCTATACGCCTGCCGCCACCGCCACCTCGGGCCTGGCCGTCGCCTTCACCCTGGACGGCGCCAGCACCGGCTGCTTGCTCTCCAGCGGCGTGGTCAGCTTCACCGGCGCCGGCACGTGCCGGATCAACGCCAACCAGGCGGGCGACGCCAACTTCCTGGCCGCCACCCAGGCGCAGCAGGCCTTCACGGTCAGCGCCGCCCCTGTCGTCACCGTGGCGGCGCCGCAGACGATCAGCTTCACCTCGACCGCGCCGACGAACGCCCAGGTCGGCGGCGCGAGCTACGCCCCGAGCGCGACCGCGACCTCGGGCCTGGCGGTGGTCTTCACGCTGGACGGCGGCTCCACGGGCTGCGCGCTGTCGGGGGGCGTGGTCAGCTTCACCGGCGCGGGGACCTGCGTCTTGAACGCCAACCAGCCGGGCGACGTGTCGTTCCTGGCCGCGGCTCAGGCGCAGCAGAGCTTCACCGTCGCGGCCGCCGCCGCCGCGCAGACGATCAGCTTCACCTCGACGGCGCCCAGCAACGCCCGGGCGGGCGGGGCGAGCTATACGCCTGCGGCGACGGCCACCTCCGGCCTGGCCGTGGTCCTCACCCTGGACGGGGCCAGCACGGGCTGTGCGCTGTCGGGCGGGGTGGTGAGCTTCACCGGGGCGGGGACCTGCGTGCTGAACGCCAACCAGGCGGGCGACGCCAGCGTCCAGGCCGCGCTTCAGGTCCAGCAGAGCTTTGCGGTCAGCGCCGCCGCCGCGGCTCAGACGATCAGCTTCACCTCGGCCGCGCCGACCAACGCCCAGGCGGGCGGGGCGAGCTATACCCCGGCCGCCGTCGCCAGCTCGGGCCTGGCTGTGGCCTTCACGCTGGATGGGGCCAGCACCGGCTGCGCGCTGTCGGGCGGGGTGGTGTCGTTCACCGGCGCGGGGACCTGCGTGCTGAACGCCAACCAGGCCGGTAACAACGACGTCCTGGCCGCGCCCCAGGTCCAGCAGAGCTTCACGGTCGCCGCCGCCCCGCCGGTGCGGGCGCCGCAGACCATCGTCTTTACCGCCACGCCGCCCGCGTCGGCGCAGGCGGGCGGCGGCTATGTCGTCGCGGCCACCGCCAGTTCGGGACTGGCCGTCAGCTTCAGCCTGGACGGGACCAGCAGCGGCTGCAGCCTGTCGGGCGCCAGCGTCAGCTTCATTGATGCGGGGACGTGCCGGATCAACGCCAACCAGGCGGGGAACGACCGGTTCCTGGCCGCGCCCCAGGCGCAGCAGAGCGTCACGGTCAGCCTGGCCGCCGCCCCCGTCGAGTTCACCTCGACGCCGCCCGCCACGGCTCAGCCGGGGGGCAGCTATACGGTGACGGTCGCGGCCAGCGGCGCGGCGGCGGCGGTCATCAGCCTGGATCCGGCCAGCACCGGGTGCGCCCTCAGCGGCTCCCAGGTGGTGTTCACCGGGCCCGGCGTGTGCCGCATCAACGCCGACCTGCCCCCCACCGAGGCCTTCCCCACGGGCCGCAGGGTGCAGCAGTCGATCACGATCGAGAAGACCGCGGCGCTCTGCACGCTGTCGTCGTCCGCCGCGAAGGTCTTCGCCGACCTGCCGGTCGTCTTGACCGCCGCTTGCGCCTCACAAAGCGGCCGGGGGCAACCGTCGGGCACGGTGACCTTCACCTCGGGCGGCGCGACGCTTGGGGTGGCGACCCTGGTCAATGGAACCGGGGCGCTGACGACCCAGTTTTCCGGCGTCGGCGACGTGGTGATCTCCGCGCAGTATTCCGGTGACGCCGAAAACGCCGCCGCCAGCTTCGTCGACGCGCTCAAGATCCTGGTCGACGCGCGTCCCGACCCGGCGCAGAACGGCGACATCCAGTCGTCGGTCACCGAGCAGGCGTCCTCGCAGACCCGGTTTGGACAGACCCAGATCGACAACATCTTCAGCCGCTTGCAAGAGCTGAACACCGTCGGGGCGGGCCGGCCGTCCAGCCTGCGGATCCGCGCGGTGGGGAGCTCGCCGCGTCCGGTTCTGTCGAACGGCGCCACCGATACGCGCTCGAGCGAGTCAGAATGGCTGCGCGCGCTGAACTTCGCGCAACGCTGGCCCAATCACGCCCTCGGCGCCGATGGGATCGCTCGGGACGTCCAGAACCCCCAGGCCCGTCCGGCCGCCTCGTCGGAGCCGTCCGATACGGGGCCGTGGCAGCTATGGACCGCCGGGGACGTGGCCATCGGCGTCTACAGGCCGCTGCCGGACGGCAAGGGGCGCCCGACCTTCACGACCCAGGGCGTCACGGCGGGCTATGATCGCCGGGTGTCCGACAAGGTCAACGCCGGCTTCGCCGTCGGCTTTGCGTTCGACACCACGCGGCTGCCCGCCAGCCTGGGCCGAAGCGAGGTCCAGAACCTGTCTTTGGCCGCCTACGCCAACGCCCGTCTGACGCCGGAGACGTTCCTCAGCCTGATCCTCGGCTCGGGTAGCGGGACCATCGACAGCGAGCGCGGCTTCGCCGGTGAAGAGGGCAAGCTGTCTGGCGCGCGCGACACGACCCAGCTCTTCGCAACCTTCGCCCTGACGCACGATATGGTGCGCGGCGGCATGACCTTCTCGCCGTATGCGCGGCTGGACGCGGTGCGGATCCAGCTGGCGGCCTATGAAGAGCGCGGCATGCGCGAACGCGCGCTTCGCTATGACCGGCTGGTCAGCGACTTCGCCAGCGGCGTTGTGGGCGCGCGGCTCAACTATCCGCTGTCGGTGGATCGTGGACGCTGGCTGCTGCACGGCCGCCTGGAGTATCGCCGCCGGATCGCCGGCGACTACCAGCAGCGGATCGGCTACGCGAACGAGACGAGCGGCGAGCGCTACCCGTTCCTCTTCAGCCAGCAGCCGATCGCCAGCGAGTCGCTGGACTGGCGCGGCGGCCTGCGGTTCGCCGCCAACCCCAAGACCACCCTTTCCCTCGACTACCAGGGCAACTCCGCCGCAGGCCAGTCACCCGCCACGATCCGGGCGGGGGTGGAGCTGCGGTTCCCGTGA
- a CDS encoding UTRA domain-containing protein — MQQPDSLQYIGVRDDIAARITAGAFKPGERLPSERQLQIGGGVARGTVREALFQLEAEGIIYRKDRSGWYVSPPPVVYDPTRWEGFMSYVEAQGRRPETETLSKVEIACDGVLSQIFSRPVGSPMYWIHRRRSIDGRAVLIESIIVDAARAPGLIEHDLNGSLTSVLKSVYGIGVARNKVDMRPCALTRGEAEALRVKSGLPGLSLMRTCYDAQGNVVEYDQEYWRHDALTVSVDIRVR, encoded by the coding sequence ATGCAACAGCCCGACAGTCTCCAGTATATCGGCGTGCGCGACGACATCGCCGCGCGCATCACGGCTGGAGCGTTTAAGCCGGGCGAGCGGCTGCCCTCCGAACGTCAGTTGCAGATCGGCGGCGGCGTCGCCCGCGGCACGGTGCGCGAGGCCCTGTTCCAGCTCGAGGCCGAGGGCATCATCTACCGCAAGGATCGCAGCGGCTGGTACGTCTCGCCGCCGCCGGTGGTCTATGACCCGACCCGCTGGGAAGGCTTCATGTCCTATGTCGAGGCGCAGGGACGGCGGCCCGAGACCGAAACCCTCAGCAAGGTCGAGATCGCCTGCGACGGCGTACTGTCCCAGATCTTCTCGCGTCCGGTCGGGTCGCCGATGTACTGGATCCACCGGCGTCGCTCGATCGACGGCCGGGCGGTGCTGATCGAGAGCATCATCGTCGACGCGGCCCGCGCGCCGGGCCTGATCGAGCACGATCTGAACGGCTCCCTGACCAGCGTCCTGAAGTCGGTCTATGGCATCGGCGTCGCGCGCAACAAGGTCGACATGCGGCCCTGCGCCCTGACGCGCGGCGAGGCCGAGGCCCTGCGTGTGAAGTCGGGCCTGCCGGGCCTGAGCCTGATGCGCACCTGCTACGACGCCCAGGGCAATGTGGTCGAGTACGATCAGGAATACTGGCGTCACGACGCCCTGACCGTGAGCGTGGACATCCGCGTCCGATAG